A genomic region of Gossypium hirsutum isolate 1008001.06 chromosome D01, Gossypium_hirsutum_v2.1, whole genome shotgun sequence contains the following coding sequences:
- the LOC107921625 gene encoding uncharacterized protein, with amino-acid sequence MPLQNILEVELFDVWGIDLMGPFPPSWGNIYILVAVNYVSKWVEAMALPKNDANSVLKYRVKHNIATTYHPQKNGQVEVSNREIKQIMEKVVNPTRKDWSSRLDEAFWAYHTPFKTPLGMSPFKLLYGKPCHSPIELEHKAFWAIKKLNMDWINAGNNRIVELNEMKEFKAQAYKNAKLYKKGTKRWHDKKILPRQFEPKQQVLLFNSRLQLFPGKLKSCWSEPFEIAHVYPHGAVEVKDMNTGLTFKVNGQQWKNYWGAPITRDKHSIALQNA; translated from the exons ATGCCATTGCAAAATATTCTAGAAGTTGAATTGTTTGATGTGTGGGGAATCGACTTAATGGGTCCATTTCCACCCTCTTGGGGTAATATATACATCCTTGTAGCTGTAAATTATGTCTCAAAGTGGGTTGAAGCTATGGCTCTCCCTAAGAATGATGCCAACTCAGTACTAAA ATATAGGGTTAAACATAATATTGCCACGACATATCACCCTCAGaaaaatggacaagttgaagtgtCTAATAGAGAAATTAAGCAAATTATGGAGAAAGTAGTCAATCCCACCCGCAAAGATTGGTCATCTAGATTGGATGAAGCTTTCTGGGCATATCATACTCCCTTCAAGACACCATTGGGAATGTCTCCTTTCAAGCTTCTATATGGAAAACCTTGCCATTCACCTATTGAACTTGAACATAAGGCATTTTGggcaattaagaaattgaacatggATTGGATTAATGCTGGCAATAACCGAATAGTGGAGCTGAATGAGATGAAGGAATTCAAAGCGCAAGCTTATAAGAATGCCAAACTATACAAAAAAGGGACAAAGCGATGGCATGATAAGAAGATTTTGCCACGGCAATTTGAACCTAAACAACAGGTGCTGTTGTTCAATTCCAGGCTACAATTATTTCCTGGCAAATTAAAGTCTTGTTGGTCAGAACCCTTTGAAATAGCTCATGTCTACCCTCATGGAGCTGTGGAGGTCAAAGATATGAATACTGGACTTACATTCAAAGTCAATGGACAACAGTGGAAGAATTATTGGGGTGCCCCTATAACTCGGGATAAACATTCCATTGCTCTTCAAAATGCTTAA